In Lactobacillus sp. PV012, one genomic interval encodes:
- the rpsL gene encoding 30S ribosomal protein S12, with the protein MPTINQLVRKGRHSKTTKSNSPALNYAYNSMKKKLNYNPAPQMRGVATRVGTMTPKKPNSALRKYARVRLSNMFEVTAYIPGVGHNLQEHSVVLIRGGRVKDLPGVRYHIVRGALDTAGVDGRKQSRSKYGAKKD; encoded by the coding sequence ATGCCAACAATTAACCAATTGGTTAGAAAAGGCCGTCACTCAAAGACGACTAAATCAAATTCACCAGCTTTGAATTACGCTTACAACAGCATGAAGAAGAAATTAAACTACAATCCAGCTCCTCAAATGCGTGGAGTTGCAACTCGTGTAGGTACTATGACACCTAAGAAGCCTAACTCAGCTTTACGTAAGTATGCTCGTGTTCGTCTTTCTAACATGTTTGAAGTTACTGCTTACATTCCAGGTGTAGGCCACAACTTACAAGAACACTCTGTTGTATTAATTCGTGGTGGACGTGTAAAGGACCTTCCAGGGGTACGTTACCACATCGTTCGTGGTGCTTTAGATACTGCAGGTGTTGATGGTAGAAAGCAAAGCCGCTCTAAGTACGGTGCAAAGAAGGACTAA
- the rpsG gene encoding 30S ribosomal protein S7 has protein sequence MPRKGKVAKRDVLADPVYNSKLVTKLVNHLMIDGKKAKASSILYDAFDIIQDKTGKEPVEVFEEAMNNVMPVLEVKARRIGGSNYQIPVEVRPERRTTLGLRWIVSYARLRNEHTMDERLANEIMDAANNTGSAVKKREDVHRMAEANRAFAHYRF, from the coding sequence ATGCCTAGAAAAGGTAAAGTTGCTAAGAGAGATGTTTTAGCAGATCCAGTTTACAACTCTAAATTGGTTACTAAATTAGTAAACCACTTAATGATTGATGGTAAGAAGGCCAAAGCTTCATCAATTCTTTACGATGCTTTTGATATTATCCAAGATAAGACTGGAAAAGAACCAGTTGAAGTATTTGAAGAAGCAATGAACAACGTTATGCCAGTTTTAGAAGTTAAGGCTCGTCGTATTGGTGGTTCTAACTACCAAATCCCAGTTGAAGTTCGTCCTGAAAGAAGAACTACTCTTGGATTAAGATGGATTGTTTCTTACGCACGTTTACGTAATGAACATACTATGGATGAACGTCTTGCAAATGAAATTATGGATGCTGCAAACAATACAGGTTCTGCAGTTAAGAAGCGTGAAGATGTTCATAGAATGGCAGAAGCTAACCGTGCATTTGCACACTACCGCTTCTAA